A stretch of Rhizobium glycinendophyticum DNA encodes these proteins:
- a CDS encoding LysR family transcriptional regulator, whose amino-acid sequence MTLMLRQPLPLLDNDVLRTFVAIAETGGFTTAADRVFRTPSAVSMQIKKLEEQLNVTLFLRDARSVTLTESGEVLLPYARRMLALSNEAVGRFRMPEMKGVVRLGAPDDIGERFMPTILRRFAELYPLIMVDLTVDTSGGLRRRLAEQRLDLTLVNCAPGTVVHEGEVIHQEQLVWAGAKCGTAHLRDPLPVSIWEDGCCWRADALSRLEKDKRPYRIAYLSAHTMAQRAAVIADLAVAPLPRSYLTDDMTALGAKHGLPELGSFEVRLLIGKDTSETIQAVADSVRYAFSEMIGMAA is encoded by the coding sequence ATGACCCTGATGCTTCGCCAGCCGCTTCCGCTTCTTGACAATGACGTGCTTCGGACCTTCGTTGCGATCGCCGAGACCGGCGGTTTCACCACGGCCGCCGACCGGGTGTTCCGCACGCCGTCGGCAGTGTCGATGCAGATCAAGAAGCTGGAGGAGCAGCTGAACGTGACGCTTTTCCTGCGCGATGCGCGCTCCGTGACGCTGACGGAAAGCGGGGAGGTGCTCTTGCCCTATGCGCGGCGGATGCTCGCGCTGTCAAACGAGGCGGTCGGGCGGTTTCGCATGCCGGAGATGAAGGGGGTCGTGCGGCTGGGCGCGCCCGACGATATCGGCGAGCGCTTCATGCCGACGATTCTCAGGCGCTTTGCCGAGCTCTATCCGCTGATCATGGTCGACCTGACGGTCGATACATCAGGCGGACTGCGCCGGCGACTGGCCGAGCAGCGGCTGGATCTGACGCTGGTCAATTGTGCGCCGGGAACGGTGGTGCATGAAGGCGAGGTGATCCATCAGGAGCAACTGGTCTGGGCCGGTGCGAAATGCGGCACCGCACATCTGCGCGATCCGCTGCCCGTATCGATCTGGGAAGACGGCTGCTGCTGGCGGGCGGATGCTCTGTCGCGTCTGGAGAAGGACAAGCGGCCGTATCGGATCGCCTATCTTTCGGCCCATACGATGGCGCAGCGCGCGGCGGTGATCGCGGATCTGGCGGTCGCGCCCCTGCCGCGCAGCTACCTCACCGACGACATGACGGCGCTCGGGGCCAAACACGGCCTGCCGGAGCTCGGCTCCTTCGAGGTCCGGCTTTTGATTGGCAAGGACACGTCGGAGACGATCCAGGCCGTGGCCGACAGCGTGCGTTACGCCTTTTCCGAGATGATCGGCATGGCGGCGTGA
- a CDS encoding GlxA family transcriptional regulator, which produces MSKQPTQTKKRSLVFFLVPHFTLLPFAGAIETLRIANRMLGYAAYEWRLASVDGQKVYSSSGIGIEVNSSLADERRFLGGENRPNMAIVCSGIYVEEFNNKSVNAWLREAYNRNVAVGSLCTGAHVLAQAGLLNGKRCAIHWENLPGFSETFPQAEVYADLYEVDGNLYTCAGGTASLDMMLNLIGQDFGEGLVNRVCEQHLTDRVRSANDRQRLPLRARLGVQNSKVLQIIELMEANLSEPLSLLEIADDAGLSRRQIERLFRQEMGRSPARYYLEIRLDRARHLLVQSSMPVVEVAVACGFVSASHFSKCYRELYNRSPQQERAERKLTMSSNRTGVVV; this is translated from the coding sequence ATGAGCAAGCAACCGACGCAGACCAAGAAGCGTTCGCTCGTCTTCTTCCTCGTACCGCATTTCACCCTCCTGCCCTTTGCCGGCGCCATCGAGACGTTGCGCATCGCAAACCGCATGCTGGGTTATGCCGCCTATGAATGGCGCCTCGCCTCGGTCGATGGCCAGAAGGTCTATTCCTCTTCCGGCATCGGCATCGAGGTGAATTCCTCGCTCGCCGACGAGCGCCGCTTCCTCGGCGGCGAAAACCGCCCGAACATGGCGATCGTCTGTTCCGGCATCTATGTCGAGGAATTCAACAACAAGTCGGTCAATGCCTGGCTGCGCGAGGCCTATAACCGCAATGTCGCCGTCGGCTCCCTCTGTACGGGCGCCCATGTGCTCGCCCAGGCCGGCCTGTTGAACGGCAAGCGCTGCGCCATCCATTGGGAAAACCTGCCGGGCTTCTCCGAAACCTTCCCGCAGGCGGAAGTCTATGCCGACCTCTACGAAGTCGACGGCAATCTCTACACCTGCGCGGGCGGCACGGCCTCGCTCGACATGATGCTGAACCTGATCGGCCAGGATTTTGGCGAAGGCCTGGTCAACCGCGTCTGCGAACAGCACCTGACAGACCGCGTCCGCTCCGCCAACGACCGCCAGCGGCTTCCGCTGCGCGCCCGTCTCGGCGTGCAGAATTCCAAGGTGCTGCAGATCATCGAGCTGATGGAAGCCAATCTCTCAGAGCCGCTGTCGCTCCTGGAAATCGCCGACGACGCCGGCCTCTCGCGCCGCCAGATCGAGCGCCTGTTCAGACAGGAAATGGGCCGCTCCCCCGCCCGCTACTATCTCGAAATCCGCCTCGACCGTGCCCGCCATCTGCTGGTCCAGTCCTCCATGCCCGTCGTCGAAGTCGCCGTCGCCTGCGGCTTCGTCTCCGCCTCCCACTTCTCCAAGTGTTACCGCGAACTCTACAACCGCTCCCCCCAGCAGGAGCGCGCCGAACGCAAGCTCACCATGTCGAGCAATCGGACGGGGGTTGTGGTGTAA
- a CDS encoding sulfite exporter TauE/SafE family protein has translation MPPIADILLFAAMLAIAGGVAGLLAGVFGIGGGAVLVPVFYQVFGYAGIPEHVIMHLAVGTSTALIVPTSIRSFRAHQKRGAVDTALLKGWVVAVPLGALLATVVAAYVSSAGLRLFFAVMGLVLAARMLFLSNRFHLGTELPGQPSRFLVGTAIGLFSGLMGVGGGVFNNTFMTLYGRPIHQAVATSSGVGVLISIPAFLGFVYAGWGESGLPPFSTGFVNWIAFAVIFPIAMLVTPYGAQLAHKLKKRQLEVGFAVFLLFVSARFFWSLVG, from the coding sequence ATGCCACCGATTGCCGATATTCTCCTCTTTGCCGCCATGCTGGCGATTGCCGGCGGCGTGGCCGGGCTGCTGGCGGGCGTGTTCGGCATTGGCGGGGGCGCGGTGCTGGTGCCGGTGTTCTACCAGGTGTTCGGTTATGCCGGAATCCCCGAGCATGTGATCATGCATCTCGCTGTCGGCACCTCGACGGCCCTGATCGTGCCGACCTCGATCCGATCGTTTCGGGCGCACCAGAAGCGCGGGGCGGTCGATACGGCGCTGCTGAAGGGCTGGGTGGTTGCCGTGCCGCTCGGGGCGCTTCTCGCGACCGTGGTCGCGGCCTATGTGTCGAGTGCGGGCTTGCGGCTGTTCTTCGCGGTCATGGGACTGGTGCTGGCGGCGCGCATGCTCTTTCTCTCCAACCGGTTTCATCTCGGCACGGAGCTGCCCGGCCAGCCCTCGCGTTTCCTCGTCGGCACCGCGATCGGGCTGTTTTCCGGGCTGATGGGGGTCGGCGGCGGCGTGTTCAACAACACCTTCATGACGCTCTACGGACGGCCGATCCACCAGGCGGTGGCGACGTCTTCGGGCGTCGGCGTCTTAATCTCGATCCCGGCCTTTCTCGGCTTCGTCTATGCCGGCTGGGGCGAGTCCGGCCTGCCGCCCTTTTCCACCGGCTTCGTCAACTGGATCGCCTTTGCGGTGATTTTTCCGATTGCCATGCTGGTCACGCCCTATGGCGCGCAGCTGGCGCACAAGCTCAAGAAGCGGCAGCTGGAGGTGGGCTTTGCGGTGTTTTTGTTGTTTGTGTCAGCGCGGTTTTTCTGGAGTTTGGTGGGGTGA
- a CDS encoding ribbon-helix-helix domain-containing protein yields the protein MAPTEKRAFDLPPEQSDYIDRLVESGTYASASDVVRAGLTALQNQQESLEHWLREDVAPVYDAMKENPDRAVPAETVFARLRARHETRVKPSK from the coding sequence ATGGCCCCCACTGAAAAACGCGCCTTCGACCTGCCACCCGAGCAGTCGGACTACATCGATCGCCTCGTCGAGTCCGGCACCTATGCCTCGGCGAGCGACGTGGTCCGCGCCGGCCTGACCGCCCTCCAGAACCAGCAGGAATCGCTCGAACACTGGCTCCGCGAAGATGTCGCCCCCGTCTACGACGCCATGAAGGAAAACCCCGACCGAGCCGTCCCGGCAGAAACGGTTTTCGCGCGGCTGAGGGCACGTCACGAAACCCGCGTGAAACCCTCAAAATGA
- a CDS encoding PLP-dependent aminotransferase family protein yields MMQKLRTNSDWSASTPMLPAKGPRRLALYRALRGLIESGQMKPGDKLPTTRDIAGRFGISRGAAVAAYEMLVADGFAEARVGAGTYVAGAVPLLPAAPEPQAIEAEEAKPPLPGSLGCSTADETTLRIFRMLMNRHLTQPSARHFHYNDPAGSLALRVEVAAYLKAARGVNCEPDQVIMTAGTQQGLDLAVRALLKPGDPVWIEDPCYVAARELFEGTGLSVTPVPVDGEGIDVAAGIAARPEAKAVYVTPSHQYPLGVTLSMARRLALIDWARATGAYIIEDDYDSEFRFAGPPLSALQGIDGSGRVIYVGTFSKTLLPGFRIGYLVVPRALRERVLTIRRLTDRFPSTLAEDALTEFLRDGHFSAHIKRARKRVKAARDALVEALRCDRLTVSVPEQGLHLVAELDGAEDDVALAHQARAVGFGVKALSPLYAGPTERRGLVVGFSGFEPQVLAQAARRFVAGL; encoded by the coding sequence ATGATGCAAAAACTGCGAACCAATTCCGACTGGTCTGCCAGCACGCCGATGCTGCCGGCCAAGGGACCGAGGCGACTGGCGCTCTATCGGGCGCTGCGCGGGCTGATCGAGAGCGGCCAGATGAAGCCCGGCGACAAGCTGCCGACGACGCGGGACATTGCCGGACGCTTCGGCATTTCGCGCGGGGCGGCGGTTGCGGCTTACGAGATGCTGGTGGCGGACGGCTTTGCCGAGGCGCGGGTGGGGGCGGGGACTTATGTGGCCGGGGCCGTGCCGTTGTTGCCGGCAGCACCCGAGCCGCAGGCGATCGAGGCCGAGGAGGCAAAGCCGCCGCTGCCCGGTTCGCTCGGCTGCTCGACGGCGGACGAGACGACGCTCCGGATTTTTCGCATGCTGATGAACCGGCATCTGACGCAGCCATCGGCGCGGCATTTTCATTACAACGACCCGGCCGGCAGCCTGGCGCTCAGGGTCGAGGTCGCAGCTTACCTCAAGGCGGCGCGCGGGGTGAATTGCGAGCCGGATCAGGTGATCATGACGGCGGGCACGCAGCAGGGGCTGGATTTGGCGGTCAGGGCGCTTTTGAAACCCGGCGATCCCGTCTGGATCGAGGATCCGTGTTATGTGGCGGCGCGGGAACTGTTCGAGGGCACGGGGCTCTCCGTGACGCCGGTGCCCGTCGATGGCGAGGGGATCGATGTGGCCGCAGGGATTGCGGCGCGGCCGGAGGCGAAGGCGGTCTATGTGACGCCGTCGCATCAATATCCGCTGGGTGTGACGCTATCGATGGCCAGGCGTCTGGCGCTCATCGACTGGGCGCGGGCTACGGGCGCCTATATCATCGAGGATGATTACGACAGCGAGTTCCGCTTTGCCGGGCCGCCCTTGAGCGCGCTGCAGGGGATCGATGGCTCGGGGCGGGTGATCTATGTCGGCACGTTTTCCAAGACGCTGCTGCCCGGCTTTCGCATCGGCTATCTAGTGGTGCCCCGGGCCTTGCGTGAGCGCGTGCTGACCATTCGCCGGCTAACGGATCGTTTTCCCTCGACGCTGGCAGAGGATGCGCTCACCGAATTTCTGCGCGACGGGCATTTTTCGGCGCATATCAAGCGGGCGCGCAAGCGGGTGAAGGCGGCGCGGGATGCGCTGGTGGAGGCGCTGCGTTGCGATCGGCTGACGGTGAGCGTGCCGGAACAGGGGCTGCATCTGGTGGCAGAACTCGACGGCGCGGAAGACGATGTTGCGCTGGCGCATCAGGCACGCGCCGTCGGTTTCGGGGTCAAGGCGCTGTCGCCGCTTTATGCCGGGCCGACGGAGCGGCGGGGGCTGGTGGTGGGGTTTTCGGGGTTTGAGCCGCAAGTGCTGGCGCAGGCGGCGCGGCGGTTCGTGGCGGGGCTTTGA
- a CDS encoding ArsR/SmtB family transcription factor, which yields MAYHLKILQALADDTRRDLFEKIAARPQTVADLARVVPVSQPAVSQHLKVLKAAGLVADRAEGRRRIYAIDPNGLGPLRAWLDQFWDQQLAAFQRAVEEGDER from the coding sequence ATGGCTTATCATTTGAAAATCCTTCAGGCCCTGGCCGACGATACCCGGCGCGATCTGTTCGAGAAGATCGCGGCGCGGCCACAGACCGTCGCCGATCTCGCGCGGGTCGTCCCCGTGTCGCAGCCGGCGGTGTCGCAGCATCTCAAGGTCTTGAAGGCGGCGGGGCTGGTCGCGGACCGGGCGGAGGGGCGTCGGCGGATCTATGCGATCGATCCGAACGGGCTCGGGCCGCTGCGCGCTTGGCTCGATCAGTTCTGGGATCAGCAACTGGCGGCCTTTCAACGGGCCGTCGAAGAAGGGGACGAGAGATGA
- a CDS encoding acyl-CoA thioesterase: MTDDKGQGLRLEDFAGQAYDKLRYGDTDRQGHVNNAVYATFLETGRVELIFKADARLLEEGFSFVLAKLDINYIAEVLWPGTVEIGTRVTKVGRSSVTMEQAVFQNGKLCASAETVVVHFDQTTRKSHAFSQAQRAKLESWMQAGQA, from the coding sequence ATGACGGATGACAAGGGGCAGGGGTTGCGGCTCGAGGATTTTGCCGGCCAGGCCTATGACAAGCTGCGCTACGGCGATACGGACCGGCAGGGGCATGTCAACAACGCTGTTTATGCGACCTTCCTCGAAACGGGTCGGGTGGAGTTGATCTTCAAGGCCGATGCCAGGCTGCTGGAGGAGGGCTTTTCCTTCGTGCTCGCCAAGCTGGACATCAATTACATCGCCGAGGTGCTGTGGCCGGGAACGGTGGAGATCGGCACGCGGGTGACCAAGGTCGGGCGATCTTCCGTGACCATGGAACAGGCCGTGTTCCAGAACGGCAAATTGTGTGCGTCGGCCGAGACCGTGGTGGTGCATTTCGACCAGACGACGCGCAAGTCGCATGCGTTTTCGCAGGCGCAGCGGGCGAAGCTCGAGAGCTGGATGCAGGCGGGACAGGCTTAA
- a CDS encoding NAD(P)H-dependent oxidoreductase, which produces MAFLSSGKFPSRLLVLNGNPARDTFCGAMAEKIAAVARERGQTVRLVHLEDLDFDANLRQGYRARMDWEPDLAALADSLTWCDRLVLVHPLWWGSAPGRLKGLFDRLLMPGFAFQYIDGKALPKPLLAGRKARVVITSDTPTFFLKWIYGNGWVKVLRRQILAFCGFKDLKVKYFGPVRGAKPEALAKMVEDAAGILG; this is translated from the coding sequence ATGGCATTTCTCTCTTCAGGCAAATTCCCGTCGCGCCTGCTCGTGCTGAACGGCAACCCGGCACGCGATACGTTCTGCGGGGCGATGGCCGAAAAGATTGCGGCCGTGGCGCGCGAACGCGGCCAGACGGTGCGGCTGGTGCATCTGGAAGATCTCGATTTCGACGCCAATCTGCGCCAGGGCTATCGCGCCCGGATGGACTGGGAGCCGGATCTCGCAGCACTCGCCGACAGCCTCACCTGGTGCGACCGGCTCGTCCTCGTGCATCCGCTCTGGTGGGGTTCGGCGCCGGGAAGGCTGAAAGGCCTGTTCGACCGGCTGCTGATGCCGGGTTTTGCCTTCCAGTATATCGACGGCAAGGCGCTGCCGAAGCCGCTGCTTGCGGGTCGCAAGGCGCGGGTGGTGATCACCTCGGATACGCCGACATTCTTCCTCAAATGGATCTATGGCAATGGCTGGGTGAAGGTGCTGCGGCGGCAGATTTTGGCGTTTTGCGGGTTCAAGGATTTGAAGGTGAAGTATTTTGGCCCCGTGCGCGGGGCGAAGCCCGAGGCGCTGGCGAAGATGGTGGAGGATGCGGCGGGGATTTTGGGGTGA
- a CDS encoding pyridoxamine 5'-phosphate oxidase family protein, whose product MNDRPDPQSFPVTPRNRAKRLHERAAYDREAVYAVLDAALLCHVAYVIDGQPYCTPTIHWREGDWLFWHGSSASRMLKSQKAGIPVCLTVAHLDGLVLARSGFHHSANYRSAMCFGTAHIIDDPQEKAEALKAVVDRFYPGRTAVLRENDPQEAKGTMVIGMRIEEASAKVRTGGVSDDPADIDARVWAGVIPVETRLRAPEICPKVPEGVTYPEHLAHFQEGRRLDEVLAESQALYEAALDRT is encoded by the coding sequence ATGAACGACAGACCCGATCCGCAATCCTTCCCCGTCACCCCGCGCAACCGGGCAAAACGCCTGCACGAGCGCGCAGCCTACGACCGTGAGGCCGTCTATGCCGTGCTCGATGCGGCCCTGCTCTGTCACGTCGCCTATGTCATCGACGGCCAGCCCTATTGCACGCCGACCATCCACTGGCGCGAGGGCGACTGGCTGTTCTGGCACGGCTCGTCGGCGAGCCGCATGCTGAAGAGCCAGAAGGCCGGTATCCCCGTCTGCCTCACCGTCGCCCATCTCGATGGCCTGGTGCTCGCCCGCTCCGGCTTCCACCATTCTGCCAACTACCGCTCCGCAATGTGCTTCGGCACCGCCCACATCATCGATGACCCGCAGGAGAAGGCCGAGGCGCTCAAAGCCGTCGTCGACCGCTTCTATCCCGGCCGCACCGCCGTTTTGCGCGAAAACGACCCGCAGGAAGCCAAGGGCACCATGGTCATCGGCATGCGCATCGAGGAGGCCTCGGCCAAGGTCCGCACGGGCGGTGTCTCCGACGACCCGGCCGATATCGACGCCCGTGTCTGGGCCGGCGTCATCCCGGTTGAGACCCGCCTGCGCGCCCCCGAGATCTGCCCCAAGGTCCCCGAAGGCGTGACTTATCCCGAGCACCTCGCCCACTTCCAGGAAGGCCGACGGCTGGACGAGGTCCTGGCGGAAAGTCAGGCGCTCTACGAAGCCGCCCTCGATCGCACATGA
- a CDS encoding SRPBCC family protein — MNEHPQIKPAPIVKRFTVKAGRERAFDVFSAGMGDWWLKTHSLTKSGAKTVVIEPFAGGRWYEIGNEGEECDWGRVLVYDRPGRLVLSWQINGDWVFDPELLTEVEVVFTALSEKETQVDFEHRLIENFGAAAERTRTILEAEGGWTGLLAIYAGFAGRG; from the coding sequence ATGAACGAACATCCGCAGATCAAGCCCGCGCCGATCGTCAAGCGGTTTACCGTCAAGGCGGGCCGCGAACGGGCCTTCGACGTGTTTTCCGCCGGCATGGGCGACTGGTGGCTGAAGACGCATTCGCTGACCAAGAGCGGGGCAAAGACGGTCGTCATCGAGCCCTTCGCCGGCGGGCGCTGGTACGAGATCGGCAACGAGGGCGAAGAATGCGACTGGGGCCGGGTGCTGGTTTACGACCGGCCGGGGCGGCTGGTGCTCTCCTGGCAGATCAACGGCGACTGGGTCTTCGATCCTGAGCTTCTGACCGAGGTGGAGGTGGTGTTCACGGCGCTGTCGGAGAAAGAGACGCAGGTCGATTTCGAACACCGGCTGATCGAGAATTTCGGCGCTGCCGCCGAGCGGACGCGGACGATCTTGGAGGCCGAGGGCGGCTGGACGGGGCTGCTCGCGATCTATGCCGGGTTTGCCGGGCGGGGTTGA